The Ziziphus jujuba cultivar Dongzao chromosome 7, ASM3175591v1 genome includes a region encoding these proteins:
- the LOC112492128 gene encoding kinesin-like protein KIN-14C, with protein MLLKSVSPFVYLPPLSTVRSQDRRPRSSYDYAIEGRTLLLKKKKKFSFGPTDFPRLRMMSSRNQNRPPRSPSTKKDVNDDAPLDKRRRIGMSRTVGQMAIGPRRQPFSVINSRQDVPAAANASSTEVTESANVDFTKEDIEAFLNEKLKLSKLDFKQIRSKFL; from the exons ATGTTACTCAAATCTGTATCTCCCTTTGTTTATCTTCCTCCATTGTCGACTGTCCGTTCACAAGATCGACGTCCCAGATCGAGCTATGATTATGCGATAGAGGGGCGTAcgcttcttttaaaaaaaaaaaaaaaattcagttttggCCCAACTGATTTTCCTCGACTCCGAATGATGTCTTCCCGTAACCAGAATAGACCTCCTCGTAGTCCCTCTACT AAAAAGGATGTAAATGATGATGCTCCCTTGGACAAGCGGAGGAGGATTGGAATGTCAAGAACGGTGGGACAGATGGCGATTGGCCCTAGGAGGCAGCCATTTTCTGTGATCAATAGTCGGCAAGATGTTCCAGCTGCTGCCAATGCTAGCAGTACTGAAGTTACAGAGAGTGCCAATGTTGACTTCACAAAGGAAGACATTGAGGCCTTTCTCAATGAGAAGTTGAAGCTAAGCAAGCTTGATTTCAAACAGATCAGGTCAAAGTTCCTTTAA